A segment of the Lycium ferocissimum isolate CSIRO_LF1 chromosome 10, AGI_CSIRO_Lferr_CH_V1, whole genome shotgun sequence genome:
GTAAATCATAAAGTAGAAGAAAAGTAAATTTAACGCCTCTCTATTTAATTTGTCTCACAGCACTCTTTGCATATCTCTTTCTTCTGATTTAGTTGAAAGGGGTTCATTCTGTTGTCATTCTTGGTTTGGTGAAACtgctttttttctttgtagTGTCAAAAGGGAGTCTGCATTGCAGAAGATCGGATTAGTCAGTTACCTGATGAAATTCTGGTATATATACTGTCTTTCCTTACTGTTAAGGAAGCAGCAGACACAAGCGTCCTCTGAAGGCGCTGGTTAAGCTTGTGGACACATATTCATCGGCTTGATTTTGATGCTACCAAACCTTTGTATGAAGTAGCCTTGCAAACCAAGCTACGGAAAAGGCATATGAAGAAGTATCTGAGATGGGTCAACTCTACTTTGCAAATGTGTAAAGGGCAAAGACTTGAAAAATTTCGGGTTTGTTTTGATTTAAACAAGTTCGCGCAGCATGAGATTGACAAATGGCTTGAATTTGCCTTTTCTAGGAAAGTCCAAAATCTAGAGTTAGACTTAAATAAGGGTGGAGAGGACACTCGTGATTTTGATTACTGTTATGCTTTTCCAGCGAGGCTCCTTGGTCTTGTTGATCCTGCTGATTCTTCTTCATGCACACCTCATTCTAATAACCTCCAAATACACTCACTTGTCAAGCAGAATTTCAAGTCTCTAAAAATGCTGCTACTGAAATCCGTAAATGTGACTGGGGAAGTTCTTGAGTTCTTTCTACACAATTGTCCATTTCTCGAAACAGTGGTAGTTCATGGATCAGGAACATTGGTAAATTTGGAAGTCGTTGGTCCGTCCCTCAAGTTGAGACACTTGGAGATATGGTACTGCTATTATGTTGAATCGCTTAAAATTTGTGATACAAACCTTATAACATTAAGGACTACATCAGGAGAAGGATTACTACTTAAGAATGTCCCGATGCTGGTTGAAGTAGAAATTTTGGGTACGTACACCCATATATTGAATGACATATCATCTCGTCTTTCCTGCGTTATCTCTCAGTTGGAGGTCCTTACAGTACATGCTTCTCTTTCATTGGTTAGTGAACAGAATTTGTGTCTATCTACACTTGTTTTACTAGCCTAGCACTAACTGGTGTCTTCTGTGTAGTTTGATTTTTCGCAGGAAGATTTGGATCGTTACAATTTTCCTGAACTTACGAAGCTCAAGAAATTTGTTTTAACTACATTCAGACCTGTATGCAGCTGGAAAGAGCAGTCTCTCTTAGGTTGCACGTCTATAATAAGGGCTGCTCCACAGTTGGAGGAATTTGAACTACAGGTAAGTAACATGTTTTGAGTTCTTTGTCCGCTTTGGCTAGTACAAACGTCTGATTCATTAATATTAGCAATTCGGGTTCATGTAGTTATTGATGCTACTTCTTGAGTATCTTAGTTATTTAAGTCGTTGAGCTTGATTTGAAACAATTGTGATGAGCTAAAGTTGAATGCAAATGCTTTTGCATTGTTTTTAACTGGTTTCACTGTGCCAATATAAAAGTCCCTGTCCTTACGTTGGTGCCATTTGAGATAGGTTGTTGACAGCTCTATTGACATCGAGCTTTGATTTAAGCCTGcgtggattggcttattttagatgCTTTCgagccaaaatagcttttaagcacttttgtagtgtttgggtAAGATAAAAACGTGATTTGaagcacttgtttttaagccaaaacaacaaaaataagccaaaagccataagttaaaattcctaacttatggcttttgacttataagccatAAGTCATAAgttcatccaaacaggctcttattATCTAAAACAAAGAGCTTAAATTCTCGTCACTCCTCCAGTTTCTTGTATACTGTTACTGAATTACTACGCATCTCGACAGCTTGTTTATGGTAGTGGAATGACCTCAGAGTGTTGGGATTGTGTCTCAGTTGCAGATTGtgttcctccaaaatctaaggtTTCCAACCGTTTCTTGACAGTGTGTTATATGACGGAATCGGGAAGTACTGTACAGTGACTATTACGTGTTCAATAAACCTACTTTCTTGTCATAATTATACTGGTTGGTGTGAGACGAGAACAACCGACTAAGAAAATTGAGAAGTAAGTTGTTGCCTGGCTAGGTAGGCTGGTGAAGGAGGAATGCACTGGAGTAAAGGTTTCCGAGACGAGGGATTACACAATTTTGTTAGAATCGAGAGAAGCTTCTGTTAgaatatgtaaaaatatattctgattagtaaaatatattttgtaatcttctattttaggatagcatatgttagtattatttagTGAAATTAGTTCCTAATTGGTAGCCTACAATTATGGTGTAAATCATGTATATCAACCCATTCATGGGAACAGATTAttcaaggaaaacattttcttacaTGGTATCAGACTAGGTTCTCCTAAAAACCCTAGCAT
Coding sequences within it:
- the LOC132035416 gene encoding F-box/LRR-repeat protein At3g03360-like, which translates into the protein MKKYLRWVNSTLQMCKGQRLEKFRVCFDLNKFAQHEIDKWLEFAFSRKVQNLELDLNKGGEDTRDFDYCYAFPARLLGLVDPADSSSCTPHSNNLQIHSLVKQNFKSLKMLLLKSVNVTGEVLEFFLHNCPFLETVVVHGSGTLVNLEVVGPSLKLRHLEIWYCYYVESLKICDTNLITLRTTSGEGLLLKNVPMLVEVEILGTYTHILNDISSRLSCVISQLEVLTVHASLSLFDFSQEDLDRYNFPELTKLKKFVLTTFRPVCSWKEQSLLGCTSIIRAAPQLEEFELQLEARPFTSNRECKKAIKCPLHHLKVVKLWGFYNGTFHLELVRYFLENAVALEKIIIDPTCPLLTRVPLDLEEIKHQQTARNLAKLQLQCEVPPTMELVIL